The following are encoded in a window of Cydia strobilella chromosome 1, ilCydStro3.1, whole genome shotgun sequence genomic DNA:
- the LOC134747745 gene encoding girdin, which produces MEEILNKNIFDDRALLKLSPDYVPTNTLLRLEARRKMVKDTHIHGKFTYNHGQRKTTKLSKDQVKMNKEIEKLRNSFQRMNLKNEIMLKNNPQPRTMIEDTITVDKQTKTMNGLNLCKDVVAYGDVNCQANDKYHGKIKNKNTLYEISESIHIEHNNKIIEDINYETTISVDYQFHTQVGDLLHQDNFLNLHETNVSENDFNDLRIENSKELNLDTQMSDLQNVLIMMAINSNSNENYQPEVNQTNEEIITVTEKKDLVLVSTSIEKETTPDFLNITPLRIFLTSRLELLVKKYIAKWRNCVKKRKEYVAQQRQEAIKRFFEKLEKKKSETNQPEGTKSKMLARDYSTYQHRYKMQKHIIALQKAKLEEQNRLIDELKYNRIIEASKQSVDEMREEVRRTYYELDRHLKPKIKLLSNELKIPDIEEPSLVLHCLKVPQFLQRMEKRAREREEKHAMIRERRRQMEEERIRMKQQAELAKLEMDKEEKIKRIKELREKRKKERIEAIRKKQYADRMRSLIVMADLHYERVLLAKYCMRPLKMLMELKRDNIEKAKAHYKFQLKKNTFLHWMFYTEDMWIERNYKAENFYRKKLLRKTFEALKKNHREYVLRRQVAEDYYDFYVAQLVFRKLRENVAVLKKEQEVKMQKATLYYNRNLQFKIITCWRTLPALNALKREQEVRKARWREKVLQVVPDYMPPDE; this is translated from the exons ATGGAagaaatattgaataaaaatatatttgacgaTAGGGCCCTACTGAAGCTTTCCCCTGACTACGTTCCCACCAACACTTTGCTCCGGCTTGAAGCTAGAAGAAAGATG GTGAAGGATACTCATATTCACGGGAAGTTTACATACAACCATGGTCAAAG gAAAACAACAAAACTGTCTAAAGATCAGGTTAAAATGAACAAAGAGATAGAAAAACTCCGTAATAGCTTTCAAcgtatgaatttaaaaaatgaaataatgttGAAGAATAATCCTCAGCCTAGAACTATGATAGAAGATACTATAACAGTTGATAAACAAACAAAGACTATGAATGGGTTAAATCTCTGCAAAGATGTTGTTGCATACGGCGATGTCAATTGTCAAGCCAATGACAAATATCacggaaaaataaaaaataaaaataccctgTATGAAATTTCTGAATCCATACATatagaacataataataaaatcatcgaGGATATTAATTATGAAACTACCATCAGTGTAGATTATCAATTTCACACACAAGTAGGTGATTTATTACATCAagacaattttttaaatttgcatgaAACCAATGTTTCCGAAAatgattttaatgatttaagAATAGAGAACAGCAAAGAATTAAACTTAGACACGCAAATGAGTGATTTGCAAAATGTATTGATAATGATGGCAATTAATTCAAACTCCAATGAAAATTACCAACCAGAAGTTAATCAGACGAATGAAGAAATTATTACAGTTACAGAAAAGAAAGATTTGGTGCTAGTGTCGACATCTATTGAAAAAGAGACAACGCCAGACTTTCTAAATATTACTCCACTAAGAATCTTTCTAACTAGCCGTTTGGAGTTGCTTGTTAAAAAGTATATTGCAAAATGGCGAAATTGCGTGAAAAAACGAAAAGAATACGTGGCTCAACAAAGACAAGAGGCGATAAAAAGATTTTTCGAAAAACTGGAGAAAAAGAAATCGGAGACAAATCAGCCCGAGGGTACGAAATCCAAGATGCTGGCGAGGGACTACAGTACTTACCAACATAG ATATAAGATGCAAAAGCACATTATAGCCCTCCAAAAAGCGAAGCTAGAAGAACAGAACAGGTTGATCGACGAGCTGAAATACAACAGGATTATTGAAGCATCTAAACAGTCAGTGGATGAGATGAGAGAGGAAGTTCGGAGGACTTACTATGAGTTAGATCGGCATCTGAAACCAAAAATCAAACTGTTGTCGAACGAACTCAAGATTCCGGACATAGAAG aGCCATCTCTGGTGCTCCACTGTTTGAAGGTGCCTCAGTTTCTGCAAAGAATGGAGAAGAGGGCACGCGAGAGGGAAGAAAAACATGCGATGATACGGGAAAGAAGGAGGCAGATGGAGGAAGAACGGATTCGAATGAAACAAcag GCGGAGTTGGCAAAACTGGAAATGGATAAAGAGGagaaaataaaaagaataaaagaGCTAAGAGAGAAAAGGAAGAAGGAGAGGATAGAAGCTATAAGGAAGAAGCAATACGCGGACAGAATGCGATCTTTAATAGTAATGGCAGACTTGCATTACGAAAGAGTTTTACTAGCGAAGTACTGCATGCGACCCTTAAAGATGCTGATGGAATTGAAACGTGACAATATAGAGAAAGCCAAAGCACATTACAAGTTCCAGCTAAAGAAAAACACGTTTTTGCACTGGATGTTCTATACTGAAGACATGTGGATTGAGAGGAATTATAAGGCAGAGAATTTCTACAGGAAAAAGCTTCTGAGAAAGACGTTTGAGGCATTAAAAAAG aatCACCGGGAGTACGTACTTAGAAGACAAGTGGCCGAGGACTATTACGATTTTTACGTGGCTCAACTAGTGTTTAGAAAGCTGCGTGAAAACGTTGCTGTTTTGAAGAAAGAGCAAGAGGTTAAAATGCAAAAAGCTACTCTTTACTACAACag AAATCTTCAATTCAAAATAATAACCTGCTGGAGAACATTGCCCGCCCTGAACGCGTTGAAGAGAGAACAAGAAGTGAGAAAAGCGAGATGGAGAGAGAAAGTGTTGCAAGTCGTTCCGGACTACATGCCTCCAGACGAATGA